The proteins below come from a single Ahaetulla prasina isolate Xishuangbanna chromosome 16, ASM2864084v1, whole genome shotgun sequence genomic window:
- the NPDC1 gene encoding neural proliferation differentiation and control protein 1, with the protein MSAAACRRPCPLPPTPLPPVLLLLLPLLLLPPPGAWGLLATPGELCPRHLDCTLQRRKECPLGSHACGPCLPQFVEDREGRCVARTAEPKGRSSLVPELEEEIDLVSDVLSKQGRGPLPHGQEESPASSGPHSRKGASKAESSQSGRQRWPGTSSQPTTESPVESTHISSNDALVLGLIVVCTAAGVAALVVATICWCRLQKEIQLAQKADYPANKLPQLPSYDKLSPGDRKLAQSAQMYHYQHQKQQMLSMEKHKEEAKAPESVSSDEENEDGDFTVYECPGLAPVGVSLGGERVRETGRGIKGRVLAEWRQRWPGTSSQPTTESPVESTHISSNDALVLGLIVVCTAAGVAALVVATICWCRLQKEIQLAQKADYPANKLPQLPSYDKLSPGDRKLAQSAQMYHYQHQKQQMLSMEKHKEEAKAPESVSSDEENEDGDFTVYECPGLAPTGEMEVKNPLFDDSTLPPKLHP; encoded by the exons AGCTGTGTCCTCGGCACCTGGACTGCACCCTTCAGCGGCGGAAGGAGTGTCCCCTGGGGTCCCATGCCTGCGGCCCCTGCCTCCCCCAGTTCGTAGAAGACAGAGAGGGACGATGCGTGGCCAGGACAGCAGAGCCCAAAG ggCGAAGCTCTCTTGTTCCCGAGCTAGAAGAAGAGATTGACTTGGTATCCGATGTGCTCTCCAAGCAGGGGAGGGGGCCTCTGCCCCACGGCCAGGAAG AGAGCCCGGCGTCCTCCGGCCCCCACTCCAGGAAGGGGGCATCAAAGGCAGAGTCCTCGCAGAGTGGCCGGCAGAGATGGCCAGGCACATCGTCTCAGCCCACCACCGAGTCCCCAGTGGAGTCGACCCACATCTCTTCCAATGATGCCCTCGTCCTCG GCTTGATTGTTGTCTGCACGGCTGCAGGTGTGGCAGCTCTGGTGGTGGCAACGATCTGCTGGTGCAG gCTGCAGAAGGAGATCCAGCTTGCCCAAAAAGCGGATTATCCAGCAAATAAGCTGCCCCAACTCCCCTCCTATGACAAGCTCTCT cCTGGCGATCGGAAGCTGGCACAGAGTGCCCAGATGTACCACTACCAGCACCAGAAGCAGCAGATGCTCTCCATGGAAAA GCATAAGGAGGAAGCCAAAGCTCCAGAATCCGTCTCCTCGGACGAAGAGAACGAAGACGGAGACTTCACGGTCTACGAGTGCCCTGGCCTGGCCCCGGTAGGTGTCTCTTTAGGAGGGGAGAGG GTCAGAGAAACAGGAAGGGGCATCAAAGGCAGAGTCCTCGCAGAGTGGCGGCAGAGATGGCCAGGCACATCGTCTCAGCCCACCACCGAGTCCCCAGTGGAGTCGACCCACATCTCTTCCAATGATGCCCTCGTCCTCG GCTTGATTGTTGTCTGCACGGCTGCAGGTGTGGCAGCTCTGGTGGTGGCAACGATCTGCTGGTGCAG gCTGCAGAAGGAGATCCAGCTTGCCCAAAAAGCGGATTATCCAGCAAATAAGCTGCCCCAACTCCCCTCCTATGACAAGCTCTCT cCTGGCGATCGGAAGCTGGCACAGAGTGCCCAGATGTACCACTACCAGCACCAGAAGCAGCAGATGCTCTCCATGGAAAA GCATAAGGAGGAAGCCAAAGCTCCAGAATCCGTCTCCTCGGACGAAGAGAACGAAGACGGAGACTTCACGGTCTACGAGTGCCCTGGCCTGGCCCCG ACTGGAGAGATGGAAGTGAAAAACCCCCTTTTTGACGACTCCACTCTGCCCCCAAAGTTGCACCCCTGA